Below is a window of Haloterrigena alkaliphila DNA.
TTCGGCCTCGAGGCCGACCGTCGCCGCCGCCGACAGGGAGGTCAGCAGGTCGACGGCCAGCCACAGGAACAAGGCGACCGCGACCCAGTCCCAGTACTCCTCGAGGAGCGGGTCCTCGAGTCGCGGCGTTCGGCCCGTAGAATGGTCGCCGCTCATTGATTGCGCCATCGTTTCGAGAGCGCGGCGATCAAGGTTGTGGCTAGAGTGCGCAGATCGAACCGGAGGGGTGTGGTATGTCGATGGCTGGCGCTCGAGTCCCGTAGTGGCGGAGCGAGTGACGGCCTCGAGTCTCGTAGTAGCGGGATGAGTAACGGCGAGCGTGCTGCTATCGTGGCATCAGGGAATTGCCACGCCCTCCCCAGCCGATTCGCTCACTCGCTGCGCTCCTTCGCTCATCCCTCGCGCAGTTTCGTCTCTCGGTTCGCTATTCGCTCACCGAGACACAGCGCGCGCCACCGCACTCTGGTCTGCCGGTCCGAAGCGAAGCCACAGGTACGCACGCGGCTCGAGCCACCGAAAACAAAATACCGCGGACCCAGTCGCGCGATCAGGTGTGCGGAATCCGGCGCAGCACCGACGCACAGACCCGACGGCGGGTCAGCAGGACCGTGATCGTCAGGACGCTCGCGAGAACGGTAACTGTCCCAACGGCACGCGCGTACCCCTCGAGCGCGGCCACCGCCGACCCGCCCGTTCCGAACAGCCCCAGCGACGCCGCGAGCAGCGCGACGATGCCGACGGCCGGCACCGCCAGCTCCGCGAGCGTCCGGACGACGCTCGGACCGTCCCCCTCGCTCGAGTCGCGCCGGTGGGCGAACCGGACTCGCGCCCCGCCCGTGCGTCCGCGGTTGCGGTGCTTGAACTCGCGCCACTCGTTCGGCGTCGACGCGTGACAGGTCGTCGAGAAGACCACGACGTCGTCGAAGCGATCGGCGAGCGTGTAGAAGTCCCGCCGGAACGCCGAATCCAGCCGGGAGACGATGAGCACGCGGACGTCGTCGACGACCGCGTCGTGGGCCCTCGAGCCGTCGCCCCGGCGCACGTCGGCCTCCGGAAACGCGGCCGAGAGCCGCCGCGCGACGGCGTCCCGGTCGGACGGACTGGTCGAGTAGGTCCAGTTCTCGAGCGCGTCGGCGACCGGCGACGCGCGAACGGTACTGCGGCTGCTGGCGCTGCTGCTCGTCCCCCAATGGCCCCCCATTGTACGAGACAGTTCGGATTTCTTCTATATACGTCTACTGGAACAACTATCGCGAGCCGAGCGTTGAAGCAGCCCTGAACGGCCAGAATGTCGGCACGATACCACCACGCGCCGACGAGCGTCCCGGAACCCGCGCGTTTTAGGGGTCGGCGGACGTGATTTCCGGGTATGACCGACGACGCACTCACGGGGAAAACGGCGATCGTTACGGGCGCGAGTTCGGGAATCGGCGCGGCGACCTGTCGGACCCTCGCGGCAGAAGGAGCAAACGTCGTCCTCGCCGCCCGCAGCGAGGACCGGCTGTCCGACCTCGCCGACGACCTCGAGGCTGACCACGGCGTCGAGACGCTGGTGGTGCCGACGAACGTCCGCGAGGAGGGCGACGTCGACGCGCTGATCGAGGAGACGGTCGAGACGTTCGGCGGAATCGACGTGCTGGTGAACAACGCCGGCCTCTCGCGGGGGAGCGACGTCGCATCGATGAGCACCGAGGAGTACGAGACGATGCAGGAGACCAACGTCGACGGCGTCTTCTACGCGACGCGGGCGGCCATCCCCCACGTCCGCGAGCGCGACGGCCACCTGATCTTCGTCGGGAGCTTCGCGGGCCAGTACCCGCGGTCGTTCAACCCCGTCTACGCCGCCTCGAAGTGGTGGGTCCGCGGGTTCGCCAAGAGCGTGGCGGCGCAGTTGGGTGACGACGACGTCGGCGTCACCGTCGTCAACCCCGCCGAAGTCCGCTCGGAGTTCGAGACGAGCGACGGATCGACCTTCGCTGAGACGTTCGAGGAAGGCGAGGTCAGCGAACCCGAGGAGGTCGCCGAGGTCATCACCTTCGCCGCGAGTCGGGAGCGCTCGAGTCTGAGCGAGATCGACGTCAACCGCCGGGACAAGTTCGCCGACAGCTTCTGAGGGGGAATCGACGGCGGTCGGCCGAGGGCCTACGGTAGTCGGCGATCGTCCGCCCCTCTCCCCCTAAAACGCGGGTAGCAGGTGCCGGGTGCAGACTCACCAGTGGCTGGCACCTCACCTCGCGTATGCGCGTTTCAGTTCCGGGCCTCGAGGGCGTCTACTACGACACCGATACGGGAACGACCGCCCTCGGCGTGGCCCTGACGGCCGCCGGGCGCAAAGCGCCGAAACCGAAGGGGTACGCCGTCCAGTTGCTCCCCTACCTCTGGTCGTTCGACGTCGACCTCCGCGAGGTGCCGAACAACCACCCAATCCAGTACCTCCACCCCGAAGGGGCCCAGAGCATCGGCGAACTCTCGCCCCAACGGGGGGTTCGACAGGCCGGCACCGAACTCGAGTCGGTCCTGCGCTTTATCTGGTCGGTCAATCAGGAGGTCGAGTCGGCGGCGACCGGGCTGTTCGCCACCGACGCGCCCCCGGACGGCGACGAGGTCGTCATCGAGATTCAGGAGGGCAGCGTCAGCGTCGGCGGCGACGAACTCGCGACCGACGAGTTCGACCTCGAGGAGTCGGCGACGGCGGAGACGGATACCGTCACGACCGTCGAGATAGACGACGAGCCGGATACCGGCGACGAGACAAACGCTGGCGGCGAGCCGGACGCTATCGACGAGCCGGACGCTATCGACGAGCCGGACGCTATCGACGAGCCGGACGCTATCGACGAGACGGACGACGACGTCTTCGGTGCCACCGAGGAGCCGCCAGCCGACGACGAGGTCGATGCCGACGACGAGTTCGGGTTCGACGAGGACTCCGACGACGTCGACCCCGACGAACCGTAGAGGCCGCCGTCGCTGTCGCTCACCACCCGCGCTGCCGTTTCACCACTAAGGCGGCCACTCACTATCAGCGCTGCTGTTCACCATCGGTGCCGCCGCTGGGCGTTCACTGATTCGCTGAAAACGATCGCCTCGAGCGAACCGGCGCTTACGCTCCGGCCGACTCGAGCGCGTCTTCGATGTCGTCGCGCTGCGTGACGCCGACGAAGCGTTCGACGATGCCGTCGTCGTTCTCGATGATCAGGGTCGGCAGCGAGCGCACCTGGTACTCGTTGGCAATATCCTGTTGTTCGTCGACGTTTACTTTCTCGACCTCGAATCGGCCCTCCCAGTCGTCCTCGAGTTCCTCGAGGATCGGATCCTGGGTCTTGCAGGGGCCACACCAGTCCGCGTAGAAATCCTTGAGTGTGACAGTCATCGGTTCACCGCTAGTTCCGACGCGTCGCGCATAAGGGTTTCCCACCGGGGTAGGCTTGCCGTGATCGTCGACGCGTCAGTGAACCGCTCACGTGCGTCGGCGCCGACGCGCCAGCATCGATGCGTCGGCGTGCTGGCACTGCGGTACCGTGCGGGACGAAAGATTTAGTTCCCCACGTCCGTAGTGGCGGGTATGGACCGAGGACAGAACAGCGGCGGGCTGATGTCGAGTGCCGGACTCGTCCGATATTTCGACTCCGAAGACTCGAACGCGATCAAGATCGACCCCAAGACGGTCATCGCGACCGGGGTCATGGTCGGCGTCATCGTCCAGCTCCTGACGTTCGTCGCGTAGACCGGCACCGCTATCGCTTTTCAGACCCAGTTTCGCGGCCAGCGGCGGCGTCGACCCGTTCTCCCCCGACGACTCGGGCAGTTCGCCTATATGCTGGCAGTGCCTATCGTCCGTATGAACGAGTCTCCCGGGCTGTTGCCGGCCGCGACGCGTCTCGGCCGGGCCGCGCTGGTCGTCGCCGATCTGACGGCGACCGTCGAGTTCTACCGCGACGTCGTCGGCCTCGCCGTGCTGAACCGCGAGTCGGCGACGACGACGCTCGGCGCCGGTGGCACGCCGCTGCTCGAGGTGCGCCACGACCCCGACGCGTCCCCGCGACCCGACGACGCGGCCGGGCTCTTTCACACCGCGTTCGAGGTCACCAGCCGCGAGGCGTTGGGCGACGCGCTGGAGCGAATCCGGGACCGCTGGGAACTCACGGGCGCCTCCGACCACGGCGTCAGCGAGGCGCTCTACCTGCGCGATCCCGAAGGGAACGGGGTCGAGATCTACCGCGACCGGCCGCGGGCGGAGTGGCCCCGCGACGAGGCGGGCGACCCGCGAATCGGTACGTGGCCGCTGGACCTCGAGGCCGTCGCGGCGGCCGCCGGCGGTGACTCGAGCGACGCAGTGCCGTCGGGGACCACGGTCGGTCACGTCCACCTCGAGGTCGCCTCGCTCGAGGCCGCGCGCTCGTTCTACGTCGAGACGCTCGGCTTCGACGTGAAGACGAGCGTTCCGCAGGCGGTGTTTCTGGCCGCGGGCGACTACCACCACCACCTCGGGGTGAACACCTGGAACGGGCGCTCGAGTCCCGTCGCGGAGGGCCATCGGGGACTCGAGTGGTTCGAACTCGTCGTGCCCTCGAACGACGCACTCGAGTCGATTCGGACCCGGCTGGAGGGCGAGGGCGTCTCGGGTACGGACCTCGAGGACGGCCTCGAGATCACCGATTCGGACGGGATCCGGATTCGGCTTCGAGCGGACTAGGACTCGAGAGGGAGTGTTGCTGAACGCGGAACGAAGCGTTCTGCTATCGTGGCAACAAGGAATCGCCACGCCCTCCCCAGCCGATTCGCTCACTCCGTTCGCTCATCCCTCGCACGGCTTCGTGTCGCGCTTCGCTTCTACTCAGCGCGACACAGCGCGCGCCACCGCGCGTTGTCGGATCGGTCCGTATCGGTCGTCGGGGGACGCGACCTTTTTGGGAGAGCCATCCCTACCGGCGGCCATGTCACTGACCGCCGGCGTCGTCGCCGTCCAGGGCGACGTCGAGGAACACGCCGCCGCCATCGAACGCGCCGCGGAGGCCCGCGGCCGCGACGTGACGGTCCGCGAGATTCGCGACGCGGGGCACGTCCCCGACTGCGACCTGCTGGCGATGCCCGGCGGGGAGTCGACGACCATCTCCCGACTGGTTCACAGCGAGGGCATCGCCCCCGAAATCCGGGACCACGTCGCGGCCGGGAAACCGCTGCTCGCGACCTGCGCCGGCCTGATCGTCGCCTCGAGCGACGCGAACGACGACCGGGTCGACGAACTCGGCCTGCTCGACGTGAGCGTCGAGCGCAACGCCTTCGGCCGCCAGAAGGACAGCTTCGAGGCGCCGCTCGCAGTCGACGGCCTCGAGGACCCCTATCCGGCGGTGTTCATCCGCGCGCCGGCCATCGACGACGTCGGGGGCGGGGACGCCCGGGTGCTCGCCTCGTGGGACGGCCGCCCGGTCGCCGTGAAACAGGGCCCGGTCGTCGGCACCGCCTTCCACCCCGAACTGACCCCCGACAGCCGCATCCACGGGCTGGCCTTCTTCGAGAACGACGACGCGGCGGTGCCCCCGCTCGAGGACGCGTAGGAGGCTCGGGGGCAGGTCGATCGGACCGGAGAACCGTATGCGGAGGCGCGCGCTGTCGGCCGACTGAGCGAAAGCGAAGTCGGGCGACGACAGTGCGCGAGGGATGAGCGAGCGGAGCGAGCGAATCGGCTGGGGAGGGTGTGGAAATCCCCGTTGCCAGTGTGAGCAGCGTACTCGATTCGCACCCTCGAGTGGCGAGTACCGGCGACGTAGTGGGAGTACTGGCACGTCGTTCGGCTTCGAGGTCATCCGCGAAACTCGAGGACTGCACGAATCGCACATCGGAACGTCATCGTCGTGCATGCATTCGCGACCGGACATGTTTTCTCCCTCGCAGGCGAGGGTTACGATATGCAGGCTTCTATCGACGCCGTCCGCGTCGCGGGCACTCCGCAGGGACCGGTTCCAGTGGTGGTCCTCGCCGTCGACGGCGAGGACGACGTGGTCCCGATCTTCATCGGATTCAACGAGGCGACGAGCATCGCCCGCGGCCTCGAGGCCGAGGACATCGGTCGCCCGCTGACCCACGACCTCCTGCTGGACGTCATGGAGGAGCTGGGAAGCCGGATCGAGCGCGTCGTCATCAACGAGATCGAACAACGCAACGACGGGCAGGGCGGGACCTACATCGCCGACCTCCACGTCGAGACGCCCCGCGGCGAGACCGTCATCGACGCCCGACCGAGCGACTCGCTGGCGCTGGCGGCCCGGACGAACGCCGCGATCGAAGTCACCGAGGACGTCTTCGCCGACGGGCGAGACGACAGCAAGAAGTTTTCGGAACTGCAAGATATCCGCGACGTCTCCGGTGAGATGTAAATGGACGACACGCTCGAGGAGCTGTTCGCCGTAATCGAGGATCGCAAGGAAACGCTGCCCGAGGACTCCTACACCGCCTCGCTCTTCACCCACGAGAAGGGCGAGAATGCGGTGCTCGAGAAACTCGGCGAGGAGACGACGGAACTCGTGCTCGCGGCCAAGGACGACGACGAAGACGAGATCGCCTACGAGGCCGCCGACATCGTCTACCACCTGCTGGTCCTGCTCTCGATGAAGGACATGGACCTCGCGGACCTCGAGACGGAACTCGAGGCGCGGCGCTGATCGTTCGCGTCAGGGCACCGATTGCTCGCGGAGCGGACTCCGACCGCCGAACGAGTCGGGATCGTCGGGTCCGACGGCGTCGAGGACCACCGTCTCAGTTCTGTCAGCCCCGCACGGATGGTAAAAGGTTTTCTATGGTACACTTCGGTGCAAAATTGAGCGCGACGACGCACTGACGGGCCGGGTCGATCCGAACCACGTACGGCCACGAGGGAGGATACCGTAATGAGCCGGCAGGTTCGAGACCTACCTATTAGCGGCGAGAACGGTCACTCGACGTGACCGTTCGCGGCCCGAATCGTCACCGCCCACCCGATCTCCGAACGGGCCCTCGTGCTGGCGGCGTTTTTCGCCCCGACCGGGGGCGGGTTTTCCGGCCCCGACCGCGAGCCCGAACCGGCCCCCGCACCCGGCATCGCGACCGACGGGGCGCGCGACGAGGCGGCCGAGTCGACTCGAGAGGGCGACGGCCGCCAGTGGTAAGCGGGCGGCGAACTCGATCGACGACGCACCCGTTGGCTGCGGGTATCGCCACCGAGTGGTCGGTTTTCCCTTGCAGGCGCCCGTCACATCTTGATGCCGACGCGCGTCGGAAAACCGAGTGATGGCGCTTCAACAGATCGACCACGCGGACGACCACATGCAGGAGTGTATCGACAACTGCCTCGAGGCCGCTCAGGTCTGCGAGTGGTGTGCCGACGAGTGCGCGGGCGAGGGCGAGGGGATGGCCCGCTGCGTCCGGCTCTGCCGGGACGTCGCGGACGTCGCCTCGTTGCACGCGCGGTTCATGGCCCGCAACTCCGGCTACCACGAGGAACTGGGCGAGATCTGCGCGGACCTCTGCGAGGAGTGCGCCGAGGAGTGCGAGCAACACGACGACGACCACTGTCAGGCCTGCGCGGAGATCCTCCCGAAGTGCGCCGAGAGCTGTCGCGAGATGGCGTCGGCCTGATTCGAACTAAAAAGGAATTCAAAACCGCCCTCGAGTCGCCGCTCAATACCGCTGGGGTTCGCTCCGGCCCGCACGGCCGGAATTGAGCGCGCCGCCGATCGCACCCGCGATGGCGCTCTCGAGGGCCATCACGACCGAGACGACGACGGCGACGGTGAAGATGCCGAGGCCGGCAGCGCCCGAGATGGCGCCGCCGACGGGGCCGAGCGCCCAGCCGGCGATGCCGACGACGAACGCGAGCAGCAGGCCGGCGAAGATTCCGCCGAAAGCGCCGGCGAGTAGCCCGTGCCAGAAGCCGCTGCCCAGACCGCCCCCGGCGATGTAACCGGCGGCGAAGCCGCCGATCAGGCCCGCGGCGAGTTGGCCGATCCCCGGCAGGGCGAGGCCGAACAGTCCGAGCACGGTCGCGACGAGGAAGCCGATGAACACGGCGCGCCAGTTTGTCATACTAGACGGGAGGCGCCGAGCGACGATAAGAACGCGGCGCGTATACTACGACCGTTGATCAGTGGGGCGGGGTCGCCGCAGTCGCTCGGCGAATCTAGCGACCAGTACCGGTCACAGGATAACGAACGACCTTTTAAGAGAGCGCGTCCTAGCCCTGCGTATGATTTTCGAAGACCTTCCGACGACGCCCACGTCGGAAGAGCTGATCGACAAGGCGTTTTCGCGGGCAGCGCGGGCCGGCAAGGCCAAAGGCGGCCTCGAGGCCCAGCAGTCGATGCTGCAGACGGCGGCCAACATCATCTCGGACAACCTCGAGAACGTCGTCACGGCGTGGCCGGACTTCGCGTACGAGGACGACGTGCATCCGTTCTACTACGAACTCGCGGACGCGATCGTCGACGTGGACGAACTTCGCCAGAGCCTCTCGGAGGTGATGTGGGCCAGCCGGAAGGCCCGAGAGATCCACGAGGAGTACCAGCCCCGCCTGCGCAAGACCGACGTTGACACCGCGCGAAAACACCGAAAACAGGCCTTCGCCCGACTGGCGGACATCGTCGAACAGGTCGACGACGAACTGCGCTACATCAACAAATCGCGCAACGACCTGCGGGATCTGCCGGAGATCGATCCCGACGAGCCGACCATCGTCGTCGCCGGCTATCCGAACGTCGGCAAGTCCTCGTTCGTCAACGACGTCACCAGCGCCCGCGGCGAGACGGCCTCCTACCCCTTCACGACGAAGGGGATCGGCCTCGGCCACTTCGAGCACGAGCACCTCCGCTACCAGCTCGTCGACACGCCGGGGCTGCTCGACCGTCCGCCCGAAGAGCGCAACGAGATCGAGTCCCAGGCGGTCAGCGCCATCGAGCACCTCGCCGACTGCATGCTCGTGATGATCGATCCCAGCGGCGAGTGCGGCTACCCCCTCGCCTCGCAACTGGAGCTCCGGGACTCGATCGTCGCCCAGTTCGAGGACGTGCCCGTCCTGACCGTCGCGAACAAGGTCGATCGCCGGGAGGTCTGGGACGAAGATCTCCTCGACGAACTGAACGCCGACTACACCATGAGCGTCGAGACCGGGGAGGACGTCGATACGGTGCTCGAGGCGGCCATCGAAGCGGTCGACTACGAGCCCGAACTCCCCTTCGAGGGGTAACGTGGGTCGACGGCCCGATTTCGACTCGAGCACGCCATGAGAGGGCCCGGAATCCTCTGGATGCTCCAGACCGCCGCCGGCCTCTCGATGGCCGGCCCGATGTTCGTCGTCGGCGTCAACTTCCTCTGGGACGGCCGTCCAGTCGCCGGAGCCGGCTTTCTCACCCTCGGTGCGCTCGCGCTGTACTTCCCGACCTACCTGCTCAACCGGATCGGCGGGCCCCGAGCGTGGATCCGCCGACGGCTCAGTCGCACCCGCGGTGACGACGCTGGCGACGACGGCTCGCGTTCGGACTCGGACGCGGACGCCAGCACCGGCGGCTCGTCGGTCGGCCTGCTCGAGCGACTCCGCGGTCGGTAATTGTGGCTCCAGTGAGGCGGGGGCCGCCACATTGCAGCTCTGCTACTACGCGACGGTGAACTCGAGCCGATCCCGTGCGCCGTCGATTTCGACGAGGACGCGGTGATCGCCCGGCTCGAGCGACGCCGGGACCGTCAGCTCGAGCACCGACCCTTCGCGCCACGCGGTGTCCGGATACCCGAAGACCGTCGTCCCGTTCGGCTCGACGTACTCGCCGTCCAGAACGAGGTCGACGTCGGCCGGGTCGAGGGAGCCGCCGCCGACGT
It encodes the following:
- a CDS encoding four-helix bundle copper-binding protein encodes the protein MALQQIDHADDHMQECIDNCLEAAQVCEWCADECAGEGEGMARCVRLCRDVADVASLHARFMARNSGYHEELGEICADLCEECAEECEQHDDDHCQACAEILPKCAESCREMASA
- a CDS encoding bifunctional nuclease family protein; translated protein: MQASIDAVRVAGTPQGPVPVVVLAVDGEDDVVPIFIGFNEATSIARGLEAEDIGRPLTHDLLLDVMEELGSRIERVVINEIEQRNDGQGGTYIADLHVETPRGETVIDARPSDSLALAARTNAAIEVTEDVFADGRDDSKKFSELQDIRDVSGEM
- the pdxT gene encoding pyridoxal 5'-phosphate synthase glutaminase subunit PdxT; this translates as MSLTAGVVAVQGDVEEHAAAIERAAEARGRDVTVREIRDAGHVPDCDLLAMPGGESTTISRLVHSEGIAPEIRDHVAAGKPLLATCAGLIVASSDANDDRVDELGLLDVSVERNAFGRQKDSFEAPLAVDGLEDPYPAVFIRAPAIDDVGGGDARVLASWDGRPVAVKQGPVVGTAFHPELTPDSRIHGLAFFENDDAAVPPLEDA
- a CDS encoding DUF7533 family protein produces the protein MRGPGILWMLQTAAGLSMAGPMFVVGVNFLWDGRPVAGAGFLTLGALALYFPTYLLNRIGGPRAWIRRRLSRTRGDDAGDDGSRSDSDADASTGGSSVGLLERLRGR
- a CDS encoding thioredoxin family protein translates to MTVTLKDFYADWCGPCKTQDPILEELEDDWEGRFEVEKVNVDEQQDIANEYQVRSLPTLIIENDDGIVERFVGVTQRDDIEDALESAGA
- the hisE gene encoding phosphoribosyl-ATP diphosphatase; translation: MDDTLEELFAVIEDRKETLPEDSYTASLFTHEKGENAVLEKLGEETTELVLAAKDDDEDEIAYEAADIVYHLLVLLSMKDMDLADLETELEARR
- a CDS encoding VOC family protein is translated as MNESPGLLPAATRLGRAALVVADLTATVEFYRDVVGLAVLNRESATTTLGAGGTPLLEVRHDPDASPRPDDAAGLFHTAFEVTSREALGDALERIRDRWELTGASDHGVSEALYLRDPEGNGVEIYRDRPRAEWPRDEAGDPRIGTWPLDLEAVAAAAGGDSSDAVPSGTTVGHVHLEVASLEAARSFYVETLGFDVKTSVPQAVFLAAGDYHHHLGVNTWNGRSSPVAEGHRGLEWFELVVPSNDALESIRTRLEGEGVSGTDLEDGLEITDSDGIRIRLRAD
- a CDS encoding archaeal flagellar protein G; amino-acid sequence: MVRVSLTHVLLFIAVISVSTMFVGVVVTETGLYAQSAADESDRKVATIDAEIDVVNDAEAGSTYNGSEVTLYVKNVGGGSLDPADVDLVLDGEYVEPNGTTVFGYPDTAWREGSVLELTVPASLEPGDHRVLVEIDGARDRLEFTVA
- a CDS encoding NOG1 family protein is translated as MIFEDLPTTPTSEELIDKAFSRAARAGKAKGGLEAQQSMLQTAANIISDNLENVVTAWPDFAYEDDVHPFYYELADAIVDVDELRQSLSEVMWASRKAREIHEEYQPRLRKTDVDTARKHRKQAFARLADIVEQVDDELRYINKSRNDLRDLPEIDPDEPTIVVAGYPNVGKSSFVNDVTSARGETASYPFTTKGIGLGHFEHEHLRYQLVDTPGLLDRPPEERNEIESQAVSAIEHLADCMLVMIDPSGECGYPLASQLELRDSIVAQFEDVPVLTVANKVDRREVWDEDLLDELNADYTMSVETGEDVDTVLEAAIEAVDYEPELPFEG
- a CDS encoding preprotein translocase subunit Sec61beta gives rise to the protein MDRGQNSGGLMSSAGLVRYFDSEDSNAIKIDPKTVIATGVMVGVIVQLLTFVA
- a CDS encoding SDR family oxidoreductase; protein product: MTDDALTGKTAIVTGASSGIGAATCRTLAAEGANVVLAARSEDRLSDLADDLEADHGVETLVVPTNVREEGDVDALIEETVETFGGIDVLVNNAGLSRGSDVASMSTEEYETMQETNVDGVFYATRAAIPHVRERDGHLIFVGSFAGQYPRSFNPVYAASKWWVRGFAKSVAAQLGDDDVGVTVVNPAEVRSEFETSDGSTFAETFEEGEVSEPEEVAEVITFAASRERSSLSEIDVNRRDKFADSF
- a CDS encoding DUF5518 domain-containing protein, whose translation is MTNWRAVFIGFLVATVLGLFGLALPGIGQLAAGLIGGFAAGYIAGGGLGSGFWHGLLAGAFGGIFAGLLLAFVVGIAGWALGPVGGAISGAAGLGIFTVAVVVSVVMALESAIAGAIGGALNSGRAGRSEPQRY